Genomic DNA from Mauremys mutica isolate MM-2020 ecotype Southern chromosome 13, ASM2049712v1, whole genome shotgun sequence:
CTACCCTCAGCGTGATCACCAGAGAATGAGGAGACCCCATCCCTGAGACCTTGCTCAGTGGGAAAGAGATGTGGCTACTCCTCAACTACTCAAGTAGGGGAATAGGTTTGTCCTGGACCCACAGGATGGGAGCTATgcccccagctttggaacagtctctaGGAGAACTCTGACAGGGTGCCAGACCCCCACAGGGTCTCGCTCTTCCTCCAGGGTAATCCACATGGCTTCACCATCTCCTTAGACTgggcctctgggcctgcagccccTCACTGCACCCCATGTGCTCTGCCCAGCGAGTCCAACGGAGATAGACCCCGACTGAGACTTGGCCGCGCTGCCAGGATGAACACGCCTCGCCCAGCATTGGCAGCGATGCTCACACGGCGCTGTCAGAACGCTCGATTTCATGAGTCACCTGGACACAGCCTAGGGCGGCCTTAGTGTAGACCATGCTGGGTAGCCCAGAGCCCTGTCAAGCTGTAGGGAACCCCCTGGTTCAAGCTCTGTCTGACCCCCTTGGTCAGACTCCAGGTGAGAGCCCcgactcctcccagcccccagttcTCACCTCCCACCTCACGCCGCCCAGTCCTTTGATCTCCAGCCTGGGGGTTGTTCAGCTTCCTTGCGGAGAGGTGGGGAGTCCATGCCCCTCGGGGTCCTTGGGTGCTAGGTGTCAATCTCCTCAGTGTTGTCTTCTCAGACGCCCCACTGAGATGGAGACTAAGGGCCAGGTGGCATGGGGACACCCACACATATGTGTCTCAGCCTGCCCAGAGAGCCAGCAGTCCCCTtccactcatagaatcatagaatctcagagttggaagggacctcaggaggtcatctagtccaaccccctgctcaaagcaggaccaaacccaactaaatcatcccagccagggctttgtcaagcctgaccttaaaaacctctaaggaaggagattccactacctccctaggtaacccattccagttcttcaccaccctactagtgaaaaagtttttcctaatgtccaacctaaacctccccctctgcaacttgagaccattactccttgttctgtcatcttctaccactgagaacagtctagatccatcctctttggaaccccctttcaggtagttgaaagcagctatcaaatcccccctcattcttctcttctgcagactaaacaatcccagttccctcagcctctcctcataagtcatgtgctccagccccctaatcatctttgttgttctccgctggactctctccaatttatccacatcctttttgtagtgtggggcccaaaactggacacagtactccaaatgaggcctcaccagtgctgagtagaggggaatgatcacatccctcgatctgctggaaatgcccctacttatacaacccaaaatgccattagccttcttggcaacaagggcacactgttgactcatattcagcttttcgtccaccgtaacccctaggtccttttctgcagaactgctgcccagccattcggtccctagtctgtagcagtgcatgggattcttccgtcctaagtgcaggactctgcacttgtccttgttgaacctcatcatatttcttttagcccaaaactctaatttgtctaggtccctctgtatcctatccctaccctccagcgtatcaaccactcctcccagtttagtgtcatctgcaaacttgctaagggtgcagtccacaccatcctccagatcgttaatgaagatattgaataaaaccggccccagcaccgacccttggggcactccacttgataccggctgccaattagacatggaaccattgatcactacccgttgagcccgaccatctagccagttttctatccaccttaccgtccattcatccagcccagacttctttaacttgctggcaagaatactgtgggagaccgtatcaaaagctttgctatagtccagaaatagcacatccactgctttcccctcatccacagagccggttatctcatcatagaaggcaattaggttagtcaggcatgacttgcccttggtgaatccatgctgactgttcctgatcactttcccctcctttaagtggttcaggattgattccttgaggacctgttccatgatttttccagggactgaggtgagactgactggcctgtagtttcctggatcttccttcttcccttttttaaagatgggcactacattagcctttttccagtcatccgagacctcccccaatcgccatgatttttcagagataatggccaatggctctgcaatctcatcggtcaactcctttagcaccctcggatgcagcgcatccggccccatggacttgtgctcgtccagcttttttTCCAGCTTATACTCACGGTATAACAGCACataggggaaactaaggcacaacCAGGCCTCACAAACACATTACAGAATAGTTCCACATTGTCCCATGGTTCAGCGGGCAGATGCCCTGGGAAACGATCGGCAAAGAGAAGAGTTCAAGCAGCTGCTCTTGGGATTCCAGAAGATCTCGGCAAAGGACTCTTCTCGCTGTAGAGAACCCACGTACCAGGCGCACCGCCTctttgtggggggcagggagtacAGGGTTCTGGGCTGCTTACAGGGGCATACAAAAGACACTGGATAGGCCCTTGGACAGGAGAATTATACAGGAGTGTCAGTCTACTTTGAATAGTCCAACCTAAAACCTAACGGGACCTGGCAACTTCTGGTAGACCACAGGCAACTTGGCGACACTTAGCTCCAGGGATACACTTGCCAAGGGCTGAGGTGGCAGCTCCGTCCCTGGCAGCTGGTTTTCGAAAAGCTCTGCCCCAGTTCAAACAGGAAGCAATTTGGGGCAGCTTGCGGGCCTGTactctgcaggaggtcagaccagatgatcgcAAGGTCCCgtctggccctggaatctatgcAGCAAAGTGGAGCTCGGGTTTTCTAAAGTCAAACTCTTCTCTGCCCTGGACGTCGGGGTTGGACTCCCCAGTTGGGTCCGGGTGATCGGTGTCAATCAGTTAATCATCGACATGGCCCCTAGAGGAGATGCTCCTGGGGATGCCAACACCCCTCTAGAGTTCAACCTCTCGCTCTGCGCGGGGTAATGCAGCTGCAAGGGAAGCTGATAAATATTCACTGACAAAAAACTGACATGAATGCAGCATTCCAGCGGCCCAGCAGTATATGGCGCCCTTCCGGAACACTGCTTGCAGCAAAACTGGCACCGCTGACGAGCAGGACGTGACGAGTTAAGggacctgcctcccctctgacaCGAGTTATGTTTTgattcctgctcctccaaagaGCTGCGGGGGGTGCCATGCACTCACTGCGGGTATTCCTCAAAGGAGCGACACACCGCTGCACCAGCACCAGAGCCGTGGTTCCATCCCCCAGGTCTGGGCAAAAAAGGAATAAGTTGCAAAAATACATCACCTGTGAGAAAAGCTGGTATTGTTTTCTGGACAGCCTGTATCTCAGGAACCCCTGGGTCAAATGACCCTAAATTTGGATCAGTAACCCTAAGGGGTGCACTTTGGCAGAGGGTGAGAGGGGACGCAGTAGGGGGCATTCCACCCTTGGAATCAGAGCTGCCCCAGATGCCCCAGCATCCTGGGGAAGAAAGCAGGGTGGGTGACTCAGGAAGAGGTGCTGAGCtctcttctgtgctgctgtttgtGCATTTTTCTACCAAGCACCCAGCCACTCCTGCTCATTAACTCTCCCCTGGCATTGTGGGTCAATTCTGCTGCCCGAGCTGCATCCCAGAATTGGGGAAATCTGTCTCCCGTGGTGCCATGCGGAAGTGACATCCTGACCCAGCACCAGGACGCCACCCAGTGCTACTCACTGGCCCCCCTGAACCCCGGAGGGTACTGGGATGGGGCCTCTTGTGCACAGTGAGGGGCAGGTCATTGTGATAAGTGCGAGCAGAGTATGTCCCAACCACCCTGCCGTTGGTCAGGGCAAAGCTTCCCCTTTCAATGGGGTGTCGCCACTTCTTGTGGGCCCGGATTATGAAATACTTAACGTCAGATATTTCTCTGCCACCGGTTCCCTCTTCTATTGACTCCCATGCAGCCGGGGAAGGCCAGCTCTGCAGACAGCTGGATAGATTCtccaggggaaacagaggcaccagGACAAGTGAGTGGGAGCGCATGGGAGACGGGGCTTGGTATAATCCAGGCAGGGTTATTCCCCAGTTTAGCTGGTAGAGAGGAACGGTAGGAAACACACCAAAGAGGAGTTCAGACAAGGCTCTTCTCTCCCATAGGCTCCAAGGCTTTGTACAAAGAAGGTGGATGTCGCTTTACAGGGGGGGGACTAAGCAAACAAAACTGAAGCCGCCTACAAGAGGTCAGTGATGGAGCCAGGACTCAAATCCAGGGCTCGTGAATCCCAGCCGGGGTCCCCCCATCCCTTGTTCAAGGCTACTTGGCTCTTAGATGGTGCCCACTAGCTGCAAAGACCTGAGAGCCGGGACCTTCAGAGCTGTGACAAATCTCTCCCGACTGCCGCCACGGGTCTCTCTCAGACCAGCTCGGACGTGGGCACTCCAGCCGCAGAGACCTGCTCCAAAGGCCTCAGGACGGAGGGGAAAGTCTCAATTGCTATTGAAGTCTCCTGGTGCAAAGTTGGGGTTGTTTTGCCAAGGGAGGCCCAAAATACAGCACCCCCAGAAGcaaccactttttaaaaataccctCCTGCTTCCACCCTGCTTTTTTCCTCACTCGCTGCTAAAGGGGAAAGCTCGGGCAATATTCACGTAAAACAGGCTGTTGTGCTCAGGTAGCACCAGGAGCCGAGATCTAGTTCCCAGCCTTATGCTTCAGCCCCTATCAAATTCACGGGCTATTTCGGTCAATTTCATgctcatgggattttaaaaatcgtaaatttcattattttggcTATTTAAATCTGGAATTTCATGGCGGTGTAACtgggggtcttgacccaaaagagggttgtgggggactcacaaggttattgtatggGGGGCGCagaattgccacccttacttccgcGCTGCTGCTAgcagcggcactgccttcagagctgggcagctggagagcaatggccgctggccaggagcccagctctgaaggcagagcaaataagggtggcaatactgggacccccccacacacaagaaCCTTGCtataaatttggtagggccctacttatgatTCTACGCTGCAATGTAAAGCTGTGCATCAGCTGGACTCAAACTCCCCcttgcgtctacactgcagctgcgcTAATCGAGGGCTCAGacccaggaccctgcagggctggtgGGCCaggttccctctaattttttacatccatgtgcagaatgaattttgttatgcgcagcaatatggaggtgatgtgtggcaggggtggggctgaggggtttggagtgtggggagggctcagggcaggggcagaggggtggggtgcgtggggggtgagggctccggctgggggtgggggctctggggtggggccagggatgaggagttcagggtgcggaagggggctcagggctggggcagaagtttggggtgcagggggggtgagagctccaactgggggtgtgggctctagggtggagcaagggatgaggagtttagggtgcaggatgccccagggctgggatcagaggactctccccagccctcccgcCGCCAGCAGCTGGGCCGGGGCCCAGGGAGAGATGCCTCCCCCCgccggcagcagggctggggcccgGGGAGAGATGCCTCCCCCCGCCGGCAGCAGGGCCGGGGCCCGGGGAGAGATGCCTCCCCCCGCCGGCAGCAGGGCCGGGGCCCGGGGAGAGATGCCTCCCCCCGCCGGCAGCAGGGCCGGGGCCCGGGGAGAGATGCTTCTCCCCGCCGGCagcagggccggggccagggccgaGGCGTCTCTCCTCCCCAGTGGCATGGGAGAGGCCCATGGCAGCCCTGCACACCCCAACTTGCTCCGCTCCCCTTCCCAGTCCCCACCCACCTccgacctctctcctctccaggccCCTGTGGCTATACGCCTGTGCGGCCCTAGgccgtgcagcttagagggaatgtAGCTGGAGGGTCCCAGCTCAAGCGAAGCCGGGACCCAGGGGCCAAGCCCGATCACTTTGCAGTAGAGACGCAGCCCTGCTCGACTCCGGTCCTGGAAGTCAGATGGAAATATCTCCCAGTTCCACgggacaacttccttagtcctctcaCGGCCACGGCTCAGGTCAGCATGGACCCATCCTCTGACCACGTGCACTGTCAGAGAGCTGCCTGGGTTGGCAGCAGGGAGCGAACCCAGCAAGCCTTTTGCAAAGCCAGCGGCTTCCTGCTCACGGGCAGGGCGGGCAGGAAAGTTTTCCCATGAGCCCTAGGGCTACAGCGGCCATAttgtggggtgctggagggtCTGCAGGCTGCAGTGTGAATGCCAGATCCCCAGGTTTGAGCCCGGGTTAGAAAAGCCCTTCGGTTAAAATACCACACGGATGCCCAAGCTCAGGGTTCCCAACACAGCTCGGCTGAGtggagtcccactaaccctgggcttaaccagcagtgtagacgtacccttaggagCAGAGGAAATTTGCCAGCACAATCACTGGGATTGCCAAGCGTTCAAAGTGCTCTAAACCCCACCTACCTGGGCAGAGCGCCTGGACGTTTGGCATGGCACGTCGGTGTCTGGGGCATTGCCAGGTTCACTCGGACAAGGGGATCCCCTCCAAAACACTCTGCTTTACATGAATGACTAGCAGACGGGCTCAAAAATGGCTGGGCCATTGCTGGAGCGAAGagacacttgggggaggggggacaaagCCAGGGTGATTTAAATGCTGTATGCTACGTGACAGAGCGACACTGGCACCCTCGAGTGGCCGCAGCCTTCAGCGAGGATGAGCCCTGAAATCGCTGCAGCGGGGGTGAGTCGCCCACAGGGGGTCCTTGCTGTGCTGGTCTCACGTTCCCATCTCATACCCacctcccccattctcccctccaGCCAGCAATGAAGACAAGACTGAGTCCAGGCCTCCTGCTGCTGATTTTCCTCTTGCTGGCCTGCCTGGCCGCGGCCGGGAGAGAGACGCCGTATGAGAAGTTCCAAAGGCAGCATGTGGACACCTCCGGGAGCTGGGAGCCCGACCCCAACCGCTACTGCAATTTCATGATGCCGCGGAGGAACATGACGGTGTCCTTCTGCAAAGATTTCAACAGTTTCATCCACGGGGTGCTGGCAGTGATAACCGCTGTCTGCGGCTCAGGGGGGACATGGCATCACGGGGACTTTTACTACAGCAACTCTCCCTTCCAGGTCACGGACTGCCAGACAACGGGAGCATCCCGCTGGCCCCGCTGCATTTACAGGGGAGACGGCCGCAGTAGCAGAATTTGTGTCGCCTGCCAAAATGGGCAGCCTGTGCACTACGCCCGGCCGTCGGTGTGCGGCGGCCCGTGAGCCGTGAGGCGGACAtgcagccctgcagctcccatgagCTTTGGCAATGCTGGCAGCCCTGGGCACCCATAGCTGCCGGACGccatccccatcctcctccccaaCAGAGTATTTGGGCACCTCATTGGGGACAGCAACGAAGACTGTTGTTCCTTTTTCTATGGCAAATTataactgccccctccccagcctgaactggctgctgccccctagtgcctattatacagtacagccgccccttccccacccccaccctctgctgccccctagtgcccattatacagtatagccgccccttccgcaccctcaccctctgctgccccctagtggccattatacagtatagctgccccttccccgcccccaccctctgctgcccctagtgcccatgatacagtatagccgccccttccctgcccccaccctctgctgcccccagtgcccattatacagtatagccgccccttccccacccccaccctctgctgtccCTAGTGCCCATGATACAgtatagctgccccttcccctctgctgccccctagtgcccattatgtAGTATGGGCACCTTTTCCCCATCCTTTATCCATGGAGCGGGAGGCGGAGAAGGGTCAACGTGCAGAGGAGATGTTACCAGGCTGAGCCCTGGATGCTGTTTTCTCTTGCTTCTTCCTGCAATAAAATACTTTTTGCAAATGCAGAATGGCTGGGGACTCAAATCCAGGGCTCGTGAATCCCAGCCGGGTTCCCCCCATCCCTTGTTCAAGGCTACTTGGCTCTTAGATGGTGCCCACTAGCTGCAAAGACCTGAGAGCCGGGACCTTCAGAGCTGTGACAAATCTCTCCCGACTGCCGCCATGGGTCTCTCTCAGAGCAGCTCGGATGTGGGCACTCCAGCCGCAAAGACCTGCTCCAAAGGCCTCAGGACGGAGTGGAAAGTCTCAATTGCTATTGAAGTTTCCTGGTGCAAAGTTGGGGTTGTTTTGCCAAGGGAGGCCCAAAATACAGCACCCCCAGAAGcaaccactttttaaaaataccctCCTGCTTCCACCCTGCTTTTTTCCTCACTCGCTGCTAAAGGGGAAAGCTCGGGCAATATTCACGTAAAACAGGCTGTTGTGCTCAGGTAGCACCAGGAGCCGAGATCTAGTTCCCAGCCTTATGCTTcaggccctatcaaattcacgggCTATTTCGGTCAATTTCATgctcatgggattttaaaaatcgtaaatttcattattttggcTATTTAAATCTGGAATTTCATGGCGGTGTAACtgggggtcttgacccaaaagagggttgtggggggctcacaaggttattgtatggGGGGCGCagaattgccacccttacttctgcgctgctgctggcggcggcactgcctttagagctgggcagctggagagcaatggccgctggccaggagcccagctctgaaggcagagcaaataagggtggcaatactgggacccccccacacacaagaaCCTTGAtgtaaatttggtagggccctacttatgatTCTACGCTGCAATGTAAAGCTGTGCATCAGCTGGACTCAACCCACCCCcttgcgtctacactgcagctgcgcTAATCGAGGGCTCAGacccaggaccctgcagggctggtgGGCCaggttccctctaattttttacatccatgtgcagaatgaattttgttatgtgcaccaatatggaggtgatgtgtggcaggggtggggctgaggggtttggagtgtggggagggctcagggcaggggcagaggggtggggtgcgtggggggtgagggttccggctgggggtgggggctctggggtggggccagggatgaggagttcagggtgcggaagggggctcagtgctggggcagaagtttggggtgcagggggggtgagagctccaactgtgggtgtgggctctggggtggagcaagggatgaggagtttagggtgcaggatgccccagggctgggatcagaggactctccccagccctcccgccgccagcagcagggTCGGGGCCCAGGGAGAGATGCCTCCCCCCGCCGGCAGCAGGGCCGGGGCCCGGGGAGAGATGCCTCCCCCCGCcggcagcagggccagggcccgGGGAGAGATGCCTCCCTCCACCGGCAGCAGGGCCGGGGCCCGGGGAGAGATGCTTCTCCCCGCCGGCAGCAGGGCCGGGACCAGGGCCGAGGCGTCTCTCCTCCCCAGTGGCAGGGGAGAGGCCCATGGCAGCCCTGCATGCCCCAACTTGCTCCGCTCCCCTTCCCAGTCCCCACCCACCTccgacctctctcctctccaggccCCTGTGGCTACACGCCTGTGCGGCCCTTGgccgtgcagcttagagggaacgtAGCGGGAGGGTCCCAGCTCAAGCGAAGCCGGGACCCAGGGGCCAAGCCCGATCACTTTGCAGTAGAGACGCAGCCCTGCTCGACTCCGGTCCTGGAAGTCAGACGGAAATATCTCCCAGTTCCACgggacaacttccttagtcctctcaCGGCCACGGCTCAGGTCAGCATGGACCCGTCCTCTGACCACGTGCACTGTCAGAGAGCTGCCTGGGCTGGCAGCGGGGAGCGAACCCAGCAAGCCTTTTGCAAAGCCAGTGGCTTCCCGCTCACGGGCAGGGCGGGCAGGAAAGTTTTCCCATGAGCCCTAGGGCTACAGCGGCCATAttgtggggtgctggagggtCTGCAGGCTGCAGTGTGAATGCCAGATCCCCAGGTTTGAGCCCGGGTTAGAAAAGCCCTTCGGTTAAAATACCACACGGATGCCCAAGCTCAGGGTTCCCAACACAGCTCGGCTGAGtggagtcccactaaccctgggcttacccagcagtgtagacgtacccttaggagCAGAGGAAATTTGCCAGCACAATCACTGGGATTGCCAAGCGTTCAAAGTGCTCTAAACCCCACCTACCTGGGCAGAGCGCCTGGACGTTTGGCATGGCACGTCGGTGTCTGGGGCATTGCCAGGGTCACTCGGACAAGGGGATCCCCTCCAAAACACTCTGCTTTACATGAATGACTAGCAGACGGGCTCAAAAATGGCTGGCCCACGGCTGGGGCGAAGagacgcttgggggaggggggacaaagCCAGGGTGATTTAAATGCTGTATGCTACGTGACAGAACGACACTGGCACCCTCGAGTGGCCACAGCCTTCAGCGAGGATGAGCCCTGAAATCGCTGCAGCGGGGGTGAGTCGCCCACAGGGGGTCCATGCTATGCTGGTCTCACGTTCCCATCTCATACCCACCTCCCCCGTTCTCCCCTCCAGCCAGCAATGAAGACAAGACTGGGTCCAGGCCTCCTGCTGCTGATTTTCCTCTTGCCGGCCTGCCTGGCCGCGGCCGGGAGAGAGACGCCGTACGAGAAGTTCCAAAGGCAGCATGTGGACACCTCCGGGAGCTGGGAGCCCGACCCCAACCGCTACTGCAATCTCATGATGCCGCGGAGGAACATGACGGTGTCCGCCTGCAAAGATCTCAACAGCTTCGTCCACGGGGCGCTGGCAGTGATAACCGCTGTCTGCGGCTCAGGGGGGACATGGCATCACGGGGACTTTTACTACAGCAACTCTCCCTTCCAGGTCACGGACTGCCAGACAACGGGAGCGTCCCGCTGGCCCCGCTGCGATTACAGGGGAGATGGCCGCAGTAGGAGAATTTGTGTCGCCTGCACATATGGGCAGCCTGTGCACTACGCCCGGCCGTCGGTGTGCGGCGGCCCGTGAGCCGTGAGGCGGACAtgcagccctgcagctcccctgggcTTTGGCAGTGCTGGCAGCCCTGGGCGCCCATAGCTGCCGGACGccatccccatcctcctccccaaCAGAGTATTTGGGCACCTCACTGGGGACAGCAACGAAGACTGTTGTTCCTTTTTCTATGGCAAATTataactgccccctccccagcctgaacTGGCTGCTGcctcctagtgcccattatacagtacagccgccccttccccacccccaccctctgctgccccctagtgcccattatacagtacagtcgccccttccccacccccaccctctgctgccccctagtgcccattatacagtatagccgccccttccccaccccctccctctgctgcccctagtgcccatgatacagtatagccgccccttcccctctgctgccccctagtgcccattatgtAGTATGGGCACCTTTTCCCCATCCTTTATCCATGGAGGGGGAGGCGGAGAAGGGTCAACGTGCAGAGGAGATGTTACCAGGCTGAGCCCTGGATGCTGTTTTATCTTGCTTCTTCCTGCAGTAAAATACTTTTTGCAAATGCAGAATGGCTGGGGAGTGTTTGTGGGGGATTTGCTACAGGCAAGCCAGCACTCCCTGTTTCCAGGGCTTCAGTAGCAGCAGACAAACATGACTGTCTTGCTCAAAAAGGACGGGGAATGGAACATGGTGCTCCTCTAAGGGGCACCAGCTGCCATCTGGCCCCAGGTTAGctactggctggctcagggggtggggaatggaacATGGGGCCTTTCTTCACCGGGTTGGGGGGGTGCTGGTTTCAAACAATTTTCCTTTCCCATGTGACGCCAGATGGGAGACAGCACGTGGGAAAAGCTGGGTGTGAAAATCTCCTAACACAGTGCAAATCCCCTTGGTTTTGATGTTTCATATAAAATATGCCCACTACACAGAGACAAACCAAAGCACCGGTGCCCAGGCAGAGCTGCGGCATGTGGAGACAccatcagccctgggagagggacgGCAAAGCTGGGAAATTTATGGCACACTGCCAAACGGCCCATGAAAGATGTGAACACCGGACCCCCCACTTCACAAGCCCAGGGCAGGAACCCCTGGGCTACAGGATTAAGTGTGTTgtcttcaggggcggctccaggcaccagcacgccaagcgcgtgcctggggcggcaagccacggggggcgctctgccggttgccgcaagggcgacaggcaggttgccttcggcggcttgcctgcggagggtccgctggtcccgcggcttcggcggacctcccgtgggcGGGCCGCCGAATCTGctggaccggggacctcctgcaggcaagccgctgaagacagcctgcctgccatgcttggggctgcaaaatacctagagccgcccctggttgtcttccttaaaccccctccccccccttgcaTCTACTCCATTTTCCCACTGGGGTTCTGGGGAGGCTCCCAATCAGGCCTGGTGGGGCTGCTCCAGATGGAGGGCTCTGAAAGTAGGATCCTgtagcagccagctccccacacacactagcctcccaggccagatGGGTTTGGGGCAGATCAGACAAGAAATTCAGGGCCCAGggccccaaagcacagggctcCTGGCAGGATTTTAGCCCACAATGGTGGAGGTCACCACTAGGCCAGACAGCCCCCGGAAAGTGCTCCCAAGTCCCCCCCCAAatgaggtctctctctctctcgttcctCTCTtaggggggctggcagctgggcagGCAGATGGTCCCTCCCGTCCCAGGACAGGCACAACTGGGCTCTCTCGGTGGCGGGTTCAGTACCGCGTTTACAGTGGAGCCAGGGCGCCAGGCCCACAAAGGGTTAACCCAGCCTGGGCCACAGCCCAGCAACGTGAAGAGTCAGCAACTTCCCAGCGCCAGTGCGCAGGTGCAGCAGGGACGGCCTGTTGCAGGGtgtgctgggagttgtagtttgcgTGCCGCTGTGTTCCGC
This window encodes:
- the LOC123348670 gene encoding ribonuclease-like; amino-acid sequence: MSPEIAAAGPAMKTRLSPGLLLLIFLLLACLAAAGRETPYEKFQRQHVDTSGSWEPDPNRYCNFMMPRRNMTVSFCKDFNSFIHGVLAVITAVCGSGGTWHHGDFYYSNSPFQVTDCQTTGASRWPRCIYRGDGRSSRICVACQNGQPVHYARPSVCGGP
- the LOC123348668 gene encoding ribonuclease-like isoform X1; amino-acid sequence: MSPEIAAAGPAMKTRLGPGLLLLIFLLPACLAAAGRETPYEKFQRQHVDTSGSWEPDPNRYCNLMMPRRNMTVSACKDLNSFVHGALAVITAVCGSGGTWHHGDFYYSNSPFQVTDCQTTGASRWPRCDYRGDGRSRRICVACTYGQPVHYARPSVCGGP
- the LOC123348668 gene encoding ribonuclease-like isoform X2; protein product: MKTRLGPGLLLLIFLLPACLAAAGRETPYEKFQRQHVDTSGSWEPDPNRYCNLMMPRRNMTVSACKDLNSFVHGALAVITAVCGSGGTWHHGDFYYSNSPFQVTDCQTTGASRWPRCDYRGDGRSRRICVACTYGQPVHYARPSVCGGP